From Streptomyces sp. 6-11-2, one genomic window encodes:
- a CDS encoding GntR family transcriptional regulator — translation MTFGEQPAYLRVADDLRKKIVDGLLPPHTRLPSQARIREEYGVSDTVALEARKVLMAEGLVEGRSGSGTYVRERPVPRRVARSGFRLTGGATPFRQEQADAEVRGTWESSSTQAEASGAIAERLGIKPGDRVMRTKYVFRDAGEAMMLSTSWEPLTLTGRTPVMLPEEGPLGGMGVVERMRAIDVIVDNVTEEVGARPGLAEELHALGGVPGHVVVVVQRTFYASGRPVETADVVIPADRYRVAYHLPVR, via the coding sequence GTGACTTTCGGTGAGCAGCCGGCGTACCTGCGCGTCGCGGATGATCTCCGCAAGAAGATCGTCGACGGTCTGCTGCCCCCGCACACCCGGCTGCCCTCACAGGCCAGAATCCGCGAGGAGTACGGGGTCTCGGACACGGTCGCGCTCGAGGCCCGCAAGGTGCTGATGGCCGAGGGGCTGGTCGAGGGCCGCTCCGGCTCGGGGACGTATGTGCGCGAGCGGCCCGTGCCGCGCCGGGTCGCCCGTTCCGGCTTCCGCCTCACCGGCGGCGCCACACCGTTCCGGCAGGAGCAGGCCGACGCCGAGGTGCGCGGCACCTGGGAGTCGAGCAGCACACAGGCCGAGGCGAGCGGCGCCATCGCCGAGCGGCTCGGCATCAAGCCCGGCGACCGCGTGATGCGTACCAAGTACGTGTTCCGGGACGCCGGCGAGGCGATGATGCTCTCCACCTCCTGGGAGCCGCTCACGCTCACCGGCCGCACCCCTGTCATGCTCCCCGAGGAGGGCCCGCTCGGCGGCATGGGCGTGGTCGAGCGCATGCGCGCCATCGACGTCATCGTCGACAACGTCACCGAGGAGGTCGGCGCCCGCCCCGGCCTCGCCGAGGAACTGCACGCCCTCGGCGGTGTCCCCGGCCATGTCGTGGTCGTCGTCCAGCGCACCTTCTACGCCTCCGGCCGCCCCGTGGAGACGGCGGACGTCGTGATCCCCGCCGACCGCTACCGGGTGGCGTACCACCTGCCGGTGAGGTAG
- a CDS encoding SPOR domain-containing protein, with protein MNDSTITLPWLVVRQDDNGNRYSVGRYATRAEAQKIAESLDGPDTQLYWVERIGQSAGGAGGDG; from the coding sequence ATGAACGACAGCACGATCACCCTTCCCTGGCTCGTCGTCCGGCAGGACGACAACGGCAATCGGTACAGCGTGGGCCGGTACGCCACCCGCGCCGAGGCCCAGAAGATCGCGGAAAGCCTCGACGGTCCGGACACCCAGCTGTACTGGGTCGAGCGGATCGGGCAGAGCGCCGGCGGTGCGGGCGGCGACGGCTGA
- a CDS encoding pyridoxal-phosphate dependent enzyme, whose translation MTPLPDRYCPTDGVRVPGDSLAWRCPTCHGPLDLDFSPTPASLKSLTGRVNSLWRYAETLPMPAPTLSLGEGRTPLVPLTDEVSAKLDFLMPTLSFKDRGAVLLAELALRAEPRRVVADSSGNAGTAIAAYCARARLPCTVYVPLGTSAKKLEQIEAHGARLEVVDGNREAAGRAAQRAADEPDTFYASHVFNPYFLHGTKTYVHELWEDLGGRLPEVLVLPVGNGTLLLGAALAIAELFGAGLLDRRPALWAVQAAAVAPLARAWEEGAEELTGSTPVAPTHAEGIAVPHPPRARQILRAVRASGGTFLTVTEDRIRHAQLDLASRGLYVESTGAVCWAAIREGALGGKSAVVPLCGAGLKSGLARP comes from the coding sequence ATGACACCTCTGCCGGACCGCTACTGCCCCACCGACGGCGTCCGCGTCCCCGGCGACTCCCTCGCCTGGCGCTGCCCGACCTGCCACGGCCCGCTCGATCTCGACTTCTCGCCCACCCCGGCGTCCCTGAAGTCCCTCACCGGGAGGGTGAACTCCCTGTGGCGGTACGCGGAGACGCTGCCGATGCCCGCGCCCACGCTGTCCCTCGGCGAGGGCCGCACCCCCCTGGTGCCGCTGACGGACGAGGTCTCGGCGAAGCTGGACTTCCTGATGCCGACGCTGTCGTTCAAGGACCGGGGCGCGGTGCTGCTGGCCGAACTGGCGCTGCGCGCCGAACCGCGCCGGGTGGTCGCCGACAGCAGCGGCAACGCGGGCACGGCGATCGCCGCGTACTGCGCCCGCGCGCGGCTGCCGTGCACGGTGTACGTCCCGCTCGGCACGTCGGCGAAGAAGTTGGAGCAGATCGAGGCGCACGGCGCCCGCCTGGAGGTGGTCGACGGCAACCGCGAGGCGGCGGGCAGGGCCGCGCAGCGCGCCGCGGACGAGCCGGACACGTTCTACGCCTCACACGTCTTCAACCCGTACTTCCTGCACGGCACGAAGACCTACGTGCACGAGTTGTGGGAGGACCTCGGCGGGCGCCTGCCGGAGGTCCTGGTCCTGCCGGTGGGGAACGGCACGCTGCTGCTGGGCGCGGCGCTGGCGATCGCCGAGCTGTTCGGGGCCGGTCTGCTGGACCGGCGCCCCGCGCTGTGGGCGGTGCAGGCGGCGGCGGTCGCCCCGCTCGCCCGCGCCTGGGAGGAGGGCGCGGAGGAACTCACCGGCTCGACCCCCGTGGCCCCCACCCACGCCGAGGGCATCGCCGTCCCCCACCCGCCCCGGGCCCGCCAGATCCTGCGCGCGGTACGGGCCTCGGGCGGCACCTTCCTGACCGTGACGGAGGACCGCATCCGCCACGCCCAGCTGGACCTGGCCTCCCGCGGCCTGTACGTCGAGTCGACGGGCGCGGTCTGCTGGGCGGCGATCCGCGAGGGCGCCCTCGGCGGGAAGTCGGCGGTGGTCCCCCTGTGCGGCGCGGGCCTGAAGTCGGGCCTGGCCCGTCCCTAA
- a CDS encoding (deoxy)nucleoside triphosphate pyrophosphohydrolase — translation MSERIVVVGAALLDGGRLLAARRSAPAELAGRWELPGGKVEPGERPEAALVRELREELGVETEAVERVPGSWPLRPPYELQVWTARLRPGSADPKPLQDHDDLRWLTPAEIWSVPWLDQDVPAVRQTLTHLGVGPTDGAPGA, via the coding sequence ATGAGCGAACGGATCGTGGTGGTCGGTGCCGCCCTGCTCGACGGCGGCCGCCTGCTCGCCGCGCGCCGCAGCGCGCCCGCCGAGCTGGCCGGCCGTTGGGAGCTGCCGGGCGGCAAGGTCGAGCCCGGTGAGCGGCCCGAGGCCGCTCTCGTACGCGAGTTGCGCGAGGAGCTCGGCGTCGAGACCGAGGCCGTCGAGCGGGTGCCGGGCAGCTGGCCCCTGCGACCGCCGTACGAACTCCAGGTGTGGACCGCGCGGCTGCGCCCCGGCTCCGCCGACCCCAAGCCCCTCCAGGACCACGACGACCTGCGCTGGCTCACCCCGGCCGAGATCTGGAGCGTCCCCTGGCTGGACCAGGACGTGCCCGCCGTGCGGCAGACCCTCACCCACCTCGGAGTCGGCCCGACGGACGGCGCCCCCGGGGCGTGA
- a CDS encoding ATP-binding protein has translation MGGLAGPRGDRRAWEVNGVIDTDGDTAEWTFPADPGAVRTARAAVRGKLRSWDMDALGDTAALLVSELVTNSLRHATGPIGVRLLRRADLPKLLLVEVSDPLPDPPRERPARPDDESGRGLQLLASTSRRWGTRPDDAGKTVWFELAVPG, from the coding sequence ATGGGTGGGCTCGCCGGCCCGCGAGGTGATCGGCGTGCCTGGGAAGTGAACGGCGTGATCGACACCGATGGCGACACCGCCGAGTGGACCTTTCCCGCGGATCCCGGCGCGGTGCGCACGGCCCGCGCCGCCGTCCGCGGCAAGCTGCGCAGCTGGGACATGGACGCGCTCGGCGACACTGCGGCCCTGCTGGTGAGCGAACTGGTCACCAACTCCCTGCGGCACGCGACCGGTCCCATCGGCGTTCGGCTGCTGCGCCGCGCGGACCTGCCCAAGCTGCTGCTGGTCGAGGTCTCCGACCCGCTGCCCGACCCGCCCCGCGAGCGTCCGGCCCGCCCGGACGACGAGTCCGGCCGCGGCCTGCAACTGCTCGCTTCCACCTCCCGCCGCTGGGGCACCCGGCCGGACGACGCCGGCAAGACGGTCTGGTTCGAACTGGCCGTCCCGGGGTGA